A DNA window from Caldanaerobius fijiensis DSM 17918 contains the following coding sequences:
- the cas4 gene encoding CRISPR-associated protein Cas4 — translation MKLYKRKECKRTDYICSHLAMAELEEKPINGTLIWYYYVCKRQVWLIAHNIAADQDNEFLDIGRFIHEHSYNRDRKEISVGNIKLDIIQRDMGQLVVGEVKKSSKYLLSAKMQLLFYLSVLKEQGIDVKGELLFPEEKRRQEVVLDEDSLRELKVAEEDIMRIIYLDKPPIAEKIPFCKNCAYLEFCWA, via the coding sequence TTGAAATTATATAAACGAAAGGAGTGTAAGAGAACAGATTATATTTGTTCTCATTTAGCTATGGCAGAGCTCGAAGAAAAGCCAATAAATGGTACGCTCATCTGGTATTATTATGTTTGCAAGAGGCAGGTTTGGTTAATAGCACATAATATTGCGGCTGATCAAGATAACGAGTTTCTGGATATAGGTCGATTTATACACGAACATTCTTACAATAGAGATAGGAAAGAAATAAGCGTCGGCAATATTAAACTGGATATTATACAGCGAGATATGGGGCAATTAGTAGTAGGAGAAGTTAAAAAAAGTAGCAAATACCTTTTAAGTGCAAAAATGCAGCTTTTATTTTACCTGTCTGTCTTAAAAGAACAGGGGATTGACGTAAAAGGCGAACTGTTATTTCCGGAGGAAAAAAGGAGGCAGGAGGTCGTGCTGGACGAAGATTCTTTAAGGGAATTGAAAGTAGCAGAAGAAGATATAATGAGGATCATTTATCTGGATAAACCTCCAATAGCTGAAAAAATTCCTTTTTGTAAAAACTGTGCCTATTTAGAATTCTGCTGGGCATAA
- the cas7b gene encoding type I-B CRISPR-associated protein Cas7/Csh2, translating to MKNSEILFIYDAKLCNPNGDPDDENRPRMDYERERNLVSDVRLKRYIRDYLEEKGYEIFVTKPDGMTVNATQRLNLLIDKSGRKMNINNMEKEDVEWLLSQLADVRLFGATMPIKSEDSKGSSQTFTGPVQFNWGYSLNKVRLVDSNGITSYFSSEMGNQQGAMGKDYRVYYSLIAFHGVISASRAKYTMMTDDDIKLLEEALIKSIPLQATRSKIGQYPRLYVRVEYKDSEFMLGDLRDFVKLDTVDELREITDFKLDVTGLCHVLKKELNRINKVYFWQDDRLVVFSDKGEGKFSEVVDLPELLEEIDY from the coding sequence ATGAAAAACAGTGAAATTTTATTTATCTATGATGCTAAATTGTGCAATCCCAATGGGGATCCTGATGATGAAAATAGACCCCGCATGGACTACGAAAGGGAGAGAAATCTGGTAAGCGATGTGAGGTTAAAGAGGTACATAAGAGATTACCTTGAGGAGAAGGGCTATGAGATATTTGTTACAAAACCCGATGGAATGACAGTCAATGCCACTCAGAGGTTGAATTTGCTTATAGACAAAAGTGGCAGAAAAATGAATATCAACAACATGGAAAAAGAGGATGTTGAATGGTTGTTGTCACAATTGGCTGATGTAAGATTATTTGGGGCCACAATGCCTATTAAATCTGAAGATTCTAAAGGCAGTTCTCAGACGTTTACAGGTCCTGTGCAGTTCAACTGGGGATATTCTCTAAACAAAGTGAGGCTTGTGGACTCCAACGGCATAACATCCTATTTCAGCTCTGAAATGGGCAATCAACAGGGTGCCATGGGGAAGGATTACAGGGTTTATTATTCGCTCATAGCTTTTCACGGCGTGATAAGTGCGTCAAGGGCAAAATACACTATGATGACCGATGATGACATTAAATTGCTGGAAGAGGCCCTTATAAAGTCAATTCCTCTTCAGGCTACGAGGAGCAAAATAGGTCAGTACCCGAGGCTTTATGTGAGGGTTGAGTATAAAGACAGTGAGTTTATGCTGGGTGACTTGAGGGATTTTGTAAAGCTGGACACAGTGGATGAACTCAGAGAGATCACTGATTTTAAATTAGATGTTACAGGCCTGTGCCATGTTCTGAAAAAAGAGTTAAACAGAATAAATAAGGTGTACTTCTGGCAGGATGATAGGTTGGTGGTTTTTTCTGATAAGGGTGAAGGAAAATTTAGTGAGGTAGTTGATTTGCCTGAACTGTTGGAAGAAATCGATTATTAA
- a CDS encoding TIGR02556 family CRISPR-associated protein, with translation MLEAIREIGEIILGEGDGELIKEMTTEISAPKSKQGKQYVVIVDIDTDTMKADFEIEEMKEDSVKKYLWVGSVSGPSSPQWRATTNSMAYLCSQALPALYDKLQEGSDLKEKIKKIVDDGMIAFSENVARRYRYVWDLKKMEIDDGFDAVRLEMEISQKSTGKNRDKKLVESVADIIEKYIRDKYELGKKDEIVLYTLRIDGALVCQDKEYVELIYDEKINDIFEGVQKGVCSACGRETSVTADPKRFRYKYYNTDKISFSSNISGDFTKNYSLCIDCYKAIMLSEVYINNNLGTAIGSIPLYIIPGFLFGSDIDRQSLNEWSRYIKYTFNTAVTFTGMNEFIKELQDYIEYEGKDNNYILNLLFYRRNQQEFKVLKLIKDVPPSRIKEMIAATNAVGDMGKRLIGDSKLWSIDLTKIFYLIPQRKSGGDLLEVPKLLEIYDCIFSKKPISRRFLIDKFVELAGVYRFEKFNLYNVNVPEIAAGDRNRAIDRALVNSILQCNMLLQYLKILNTLKGGDSMDVSSLNLAENYRNYIAEMGYDEQQTAMFLLGCLISEVANAQYNDGHTSKPVLDKLTYQGINTNKLIRLTTEIFEKLKQYKILQYNEGVFAQMKGLLDKNIGRWKLTDRENVFYILSGYAFNTYRVLTSKTNKKEEDLDEKQ, from the coding sequence TTGTTAGAGGCAATAAGGGAAATAGGTGAAATTATACTTGGTGAAGGGGACGGCGAACTTATAAAAGAGATGACCACAGAGATAAGTGCGCCAAAGAGCAAACAAGGTAAGCAGTATGTGGTCATCGTGGATATTGATACAGATACTATGAAAGCGGATTTTGAAATTGAAGAGATGAAAGAGGATTCTGTAAAAAAATATCTATGGGTAGGTAGTGTATCGGGGCCAAGTAGTCCCCAATGGAGAGCGACTACTAATAGTATGGCCTATTTGTGTTCTCAAGCTCTCCCTGCATTGTACGATAAGTTACAAGAAGGAAGCGATTTAAAGGAAAAGATTAAAAAGATTGTAGATGATGGCATGATAGCTTTTTCGGAAAATGTGGCGAGAAGATACAGGTATGTATGGGATCTTAAGAAGATGGAAATTGATGATGGATTTGATGCTGTTCGATTAGAAATGGAAATTTCTCAAAAGAGCACCGGTAAAAATAGAGATAAAAAACTGGTGGAAAGTGTGGCTGACATCATAGAGAAATATATAAGGGATAAATATGAGTTAGGCAAAAAGGATGAGATAGTCCTCTATACGTTGAGAATCGACGGTGCTTTGGTATGCCAGGACAAGGAGTATGTAGAACTCATCTATGATGAAAAAATAAACGATATTTTTGAGGGTGTACAAAAAGGCGTGTGCTCTGCCTGCGGACGGGAGACATCTGTGACGGCAGATCCAAAGAGGTTTAGGTATAAATATTATAATACCGATAAAATCAGCTTTTCTTCAAATATAAGCGGCGATTTTACTAAAAATTACAGTCTCTGTATTGATTGTTACAAAGCCATAATGTTGAGTGAAGTATATATAAATAACAATTTAGGCACCGCTATCGGCAGCATACCTTTATACATCATTCCGGGATTTTTATTTGGAAGCGATATAGACCGCCAATCGCTGAACGAATGGTCAAGATATATAAAATATACCTTCAATACGGCAGTGACATTCACAGGCATGAATGAATTTATTAAGGAATTACAGGATTATATTGAGTACGAAGGTAAAGACAACAATTATATCTTAAATCTGCTTTTTTACAGGAGAAACCAACAGGAATTCAAGGTGCTTAAACTCATAAAAGATGTACCGCCGTCCAGGATAAAGGAGATGATAGCGGCTACAAATGCTGTTGGCGATATGGGCAAAAGATTGATCGGCGATTCAAAGCTCTGGAGTATAGATTTAACTAAGATTTTTTACCTCATACCTCAGAGAAAGAGCGGTGGCGATTTGCTGGAAGTACCTAAGCTTTTAGAGATTTATGATTGTATTTTTTCTAAAAAGCCCATATCCAGGAGGTTCTTGATAGATAAATTTGTTGAGCTCGCCGGGGTGTACAGGTTTGAAAAATTTAATCTGTACAATGTAAATGTTCCGGAAATCGCCGCAGGGGATAGAAACAGGGCTATTGATAGAGCTTTAGTCAACTCAATATTGCAATGCAATATGTTGTTGCAATATTTGAAAATATTAAATACTTTAAAGGGAGGGGATTCCATGGATGTAAGCTCATTAAATCTTGCAGAAAATTACAGAAACTACATAGCGGAAATGGGATATGACGAACAACAGACGGCTATGTTTTTGCTTGGATGCCTTATATCCGAAGTAGCCAATGCTCAATACAATGATGGTCATACCTCCAAGCCTGTGTTGGACAAACTGACATATCAGGGAATCAATACCAATAAGCTTATAAGACTTACCACAGAGATTTTTGAAAAATTGAAGCAGTATAAGATATTACAGTACAATGAAGGCGTTTTTGCCCAGATGAAGGGGCTGCTGGACAAAAATATCGGCAGGTGGAAGCTTACAGATAGGGAAAATGTATTTTATATCCTATCTGGATATGCTTTCAATACCTATAGGGTTTTAACATCAAAAACAAATAAAAAGGAGGAAGATTTAGATGAAAAACAGTGA
- the cas6 gene encoding CRISPR-associated endoribonuclease Cas6, with protein sequence MRIRLEFDSENDLVLPVQYNSIIQGFIYRNIKDENYSQFLHEEGYKYGKRKLKFFTFSRLEGKVKIMGNKIRIKPPASLVISSPIEDFIHDIAENIFRKDTLYLGNQKVTLRKLDIYSPTNLDSRVKIKMLSPVVMYSTVNNGESKYTHYYSPWDSVFSYLARRNIEMKYEIITGFRPENAKFEIIPTGLKDEKYQKIVNFKGTVIKGWMGTYYLEGNPELIKLAYDTGLCSKNSEGFGCFEIIK encoded by the coding sequence ATGAGGATTCGGCTGGAGTTTGATTCGGAAAACGATCTTGTATTGCCTGTTCAATATAACAGCATTATACAGGGTTTTATTTATAGGAATATAAAAGACGAAAACTATAGCCAGTTTCTCCATGAAGAAGGTTATAAATACGGCAAGCGAAAATTGAAGTTTTTTACTTTTTCAAGACTGGAAGGTAAAGTAAAGATAATGGGTAATAAAATACGCATAAAGCCACCTGCTTCGCTGGTGATATCGTCGCCTATAGAAGATTTTATACACGACATTGCAGAGAATATCTTTAGAAAAGATACTTTATACCTGGGTAACCAAAAAGTAACACTGAGGAAGCTGGATATATATTCTCCGACAAATCTGGATTCCAGGGTAAAAATAAAAATGTTATCTCCTGTGGTCATGTATAGCACAGTAAATAACGGTGAAAGTAAGTATACCCATTATTACTCGCCATGGGACAGTGTGTTTTCTTATCTGGCCAGAAGAAATATCGAGATGAAATATGAAATAATAACGGGGTTCAGACCAGAAAACGCGAAATTTGAAATTATACCGACAGGGCTTAAAGATGAGAAATACCAAAAGATCGTAAATTTCAAAGGTACTGTCATAAAAGGCTGGATGGGTACATATTATCTGGAGGGCAATCCTGAGCTTATTAAGTTGGCTTATGATACCGGGCTTTGCAGCAAGAATTCTGAAGGATTTGGTTGCTTCGAAATTATAAAATAA
- the cas5b gene encoding type I-B CRISPR-associated protein Cas5b — protein MDRLDRLIVFDIVGPMAHFRKYYTNSSSLSYAFPPRTVIIGMIAGILGYPRDSYYERFSSRRCHVGISIVTPVRSIYKTVNYLSVKSRNDVNGINGHTQVPLEILLPEDLSANNLCYRIYFWHSEDEIMDELERRLNEKRFVYPLYMGLTEFIAYVSKVFTLNGSDMEIRCSDNYTDIVTVCNLDTIEEGGLSFKTDGSPMQYIKEIAPLGFSEGRQSVVPAYFVYEKNQRHLKVRLRGPYLTVNLGGVTENITFMEAE, from the coding sequence ATGGATAGGTTAGATAGGCTTATTGTCTTTGACATAGTAGGCCCCATGGCTCATTTTAGAAAGTACTACACCAATTCCTCCTCTCTGTCCTATGCGTTCCCGCCTCGAACGGTGATAATAGGCATGATCGCAGGTATACTGGGGTATCCAAGGGATAGCTATTATGAGCGATTTTCTTCAAGAAGATGTCATGTGGGGATAAGCATTGTAACCCCAGTGAGAAGCATATATAAGACGGTAAATTATTTAAGTGTGAAGTCGAGGAATGATGTCAATGGCATTAATGGGCATACACAGGTTCCTCTGGAGATACTGTTACCTGAAGATCTTTCCGCGAATAATTTATGTTACAGGATATATTTCTGGCATTCTGAAGACGAAATAATGGACGAGTTAGAAAGAAGATTAAATGAGAAAAGATTCGTATATCCATTATATATGGGTCTGACGGAATTCATAGCTTATGTTTCAAAGGTATTTACGCTGAACGGCAGCGATATGGAGATAAGGTGCTCCGATAATTATACTGATATAGTAACGGTGTGCAATTTGGACACGATAGAGGAGGGTGGGCTTTCCTTTAAGACCGACGGAAGTCCTATGCAATATATAAAGGAAATTGCGCCTTTAGGTTTTAGCGAAGGTCGTCAGTCTGTGGTACCTGCTTATTTCGTCTATGAGAAGAACCAGAGACATTTGAAAGTACGATTAAGAGGACCTTACCTGACCGTAAATTTAGGTGGAGTAACAGAGAATATAACCTTTATGGAGGCGGAATGA
- a CDS encoding CRISPR-associated helicase/endonuclease Cas3, whose amino-acid sequence MEYYSHIQTEDGEIIFKRFLKDHLKDVADVLVEGVESLYKDKVIQDIGYIIGIGHDFGKYTTYFQNYLLTGETSSNLHRHGFISAVFTAYLVEKAVEGLRGGYYKYLPLISYFCVLHHHGDLYSFNADVIKKSDLDDPDFKCVGERMRDKLLIMKEQLKDIVKNKEAIEVEYAEIFKNVQLQEFCYSWIDVLKEIDKERYFLFKKEDDATKSFLYELLLFYYSSLIDGDKRNAARVSVIERKYIPADLVDSYRKKKFDTIATDGMNGMRNEIYDKVTDKIMHVSLDNHLFTLTAPTGMGKTLTSLSAALKLRERVKKEKGIMPRVIYSLPFTSIIDQNFNVIEDVLSQLEDFESNRSQYLIKHHHLAETVYKLGDEEKPVDESLLLVESWESEIIVTTFVQLIHTLFGYKNRFLKKFHNIAGSIILLDEVQNIPIEYWPAVNEVLNRISTHLGCYIILLTATKPLIFREGEAIELLDDNRKYFEALDRVKLIHDLRPLTLEGFADEFLKIYDGQKSYLIVLNTIRSSLEFYGLIKERLNGENRDFYYLSTNIIPKERKRRVDEIRNALRTGKKIVVVSTQVVEAGVDIDLDVVLRDLGPIDSIIQVAGRCNRSNLRGRGEVYVFNLQDKRSYSSMIYGVLSTTISKEILKEETDESRFYDMINEYFYKVRDKKDLSQSDNLIDAMRNFCFDDNENVECNKLSNFQLIKENMNYVDVFVETDEDSVKIWEEYEEGILHERDFVKRQQNYLKMRKNFRDHIISVPLKLARDLIRPTKTSSILLIPLENKEFYYDDETGFKRDIDDEVLIF is encoded by the coding sequence ATGGAATACTATTCTCATATTCAGACAGAGGATGGAGAAATAATATTTAAGAGATTTTTGAAAGATCATCTTAAGGATGTGGCCGATGTTTTGGTGGAGGGTGTTGAATCTCTTTATAAAGACAAAGTCATTCAAGATATAGGTTATATAATAGGTATAGGTCATGATTTTGGTAAGTATACCACGTACTTTCAAAACTACTTGCTCACGGGCGAAACTTCATCCAACCTTCACAGGCATGGATTCATTTCAGCTGTGTTTACTGCGTATCTGGTAGAAAAAGCGGTAGAAGGATTAAGAGGCGGATACTATAAGTATCTGCCTCTGATATCATACTTTTGCGTATTGCATCATCATGGCGATTTATATTCATTTAATGCCGATGTGATAAAAAAATCGGATTTAGATGACCCGGATTTTAAGTGTGTCGGTGAGAGGATGAGAGATAAGCTCCTCATAATGAAAGAACAGCTTAAGGATATTGTAAAGAATAAGGAGGCTATTGAAGTTGAATACGCGGAGATTTTTAAAAATGTACAATTGCAGGAATTTTGTTACAGTTGGATTGACGTGTTAAAAGAGATAGATAAGGAACGATATTTTTTATTTAAAAAAGAGGATGATGCAACCAAGTCTTTTCTGTACGAATTGCTACTATTTTACTATTCTTCTCTTATAGATGGGGATAAAAGAAATGCTGCCCGTGTATCTGTCATTGAGAGGAAATATATACCAGCTGATCTGGTGGATTCTTATAGAAAGAAAAAGTTTGACACTATTGCAACAGATGGCATGAACGGCATGAGAAATGAGATTTATGATAAGGTAACTGACAAGATAATGCATGTCTCTCTGGATAATCATTTATTTACACTCACTGCTCCAACCGGTATGGGCAAAACTCTTACGTCTTTGTCCGCGGCTTTGAAGCTCAGGGAACGGGTGAAAAAGGAAAAGGGAATAATGCCCAGGGTAATATACTCATTGCCTTTTACAAGCATTATCGACCAGAATTTCAACGTCATTGAAGATGTGTTGTCACAGCTTGAGGATTTTGAAAGTAATAGGAGTCAATACCTTATAAAGCATCATCACCTGGCTGAAACCGTCTATAAATTGGGAGATGAAGAAAAGCCAGTGGACGAATCTTTACTTTTAGTAGAAAGTTGGGAATCAGAAATTATAGTTACGACATTTGTCCAGCTTATTCACACGTTGTTTGGGTATAAAAACAGGTTTTTAAAGAAGTTTCACAACATAGCAGGCTCCATAATACTTCTTGATGAAGTGCAAAACATCCCTATTGAATACTGGCCAGCAGTAAATGAGGTGTTAAACAGGATTTCTACGCACTTGGGTTGTTATATAATACTCCTTACGGCTACAAAACCGCTGATCTTTCGAGAAGGAGAAGCGATTGAACTGCTGGATGATAACAGAAAATATTTTGAAGCTCTGGATAGGGTTAAATTAATACACGATTTGCGACCTCTAACCCTGGAAGGGTTTGCTGATGAATTTCTGAAAATCTACGATGGCCAAAAATCGTACTTAATTGTCTTAAACACCATAAGATCATCGCTTGAATTTTATGGTTTGATCAAGGAAAGATTGAACGGTGAGAATCGGGATTTTTATTATTTGTCTACAAATATAATTCCAAAAGAGCGAAAGAGACGTGTCGATGAAATAAGGAATGCGTTAAGAACAGGTAAAAAAATCGTTGTTGTTTCAACACAGGTAGTTGAGGCAGGAGTAGATATAGACCTGGACGTCGTGCTCAGAGATTTGGGACCTATTGATTCCATAATACAGGTTGCAGGAAGATGTAACAGGAGCAATTTACGAGGTAGGGGAGAGGTTTATGTATTCAATTTACAGGATAAGAGAAGTTATTCATCGATGATTTATGGGGTATTGAGTACCACCATATCTAAAGAGATTTTAAAAGAGGAGACAGACGAAAGCCGTTTTTACGACATGATTAACGAATATTTTTATAAGGTTAGAGACAAAAAGGATTTGAGCCAATCAGATAATCTGATTGACGCGATGCGCAATTTTTGTTTTGACGATAATGAAAACGTAGAATGTAATAAGTTATCCAATTTTCAACTTATAAAAGAGAATATGAATTACGTTGACGTGTTTGTGGAAACAGACGAGGATTCAGTAAAAATATGGGAGGAATATGAAGAGGGAATTTTACACGAAAGGGATTTTGTAAAGCGGCAGCAGAATTACTTAAAGATGCGTAAGAATTTTAGGGACCACATTATATCGGTTCCCTTGAAGCTTGCCAGGGATCTCATCAGGCCTACAAAAACTTCTTCTATATTGTTAATACCACTGGAAAATAAAGAATTTTACTATGATGATGAGACAGGTTTTAAAAGAGATATTGATGATGAAGTGCTTATTTTCTAA